In one window of Notolabrus celidotus isolate fNotCel1 chromosome 15, fNotCel1.pri, whole genome shotgun sequence DNA:
- the asph gene encoding aspartyl/asparaginyl beta-hydroxylase isoform X1, whose product MAAKKNAKVLKAKDGAKAQSANKNGKKSESGSGGGSFFTWFIVLALLGVWTSVAVVYFDLVDYQGVLDKAKGLQINLSEALQGKLVAYDTDGDGDFDVEDAKVLLGLKEKAVVVTSRSQEAAAPVEIPAPELTPEDIAEPEPELVEEVIEAAAADDTASSPPEPEPEEVIPEAEPEPEPEAEPEPEETPEVIEEDPEVLEEEAPAVEEEEEEAASEEATEEAAPVEEEAAAEAPEEVEEEEEAAAEQAVEEEEEAAEEAVEEIQEAVEEAVEEAIEEVAEELFAEESAPVEEAIEAPAEEEEAAAATEEAAEEEAAPAEEEEAAPAEEEAAPAEEEEAAQEEEAAPAEDAVEPAEEEEAVEVVAEEEEAAPAEEEAAAEEEEAAAVEEAVEEAVEEAVEEAVEEVAATLEEPAAAEEVVEEEEEAATEEPAEDSDVQEEAAAEEPAEEEEAAAEDTQEEEEAAEEVAAEFAETMEQILDEPTET is encoded by the exons atggTGCTAAAGCCCAATCAGCCAATAAGAATGGGAAGAAGTCCGAGTCTGGGTCCGGCGGCGGCAGCTTCTTCACCTGGTTCATCGTGCTCGCCCTGCTGGGTGTCTGGACGTCTGTAGCGGTGGTGTACTTCGATCTGGTCGACTATCAGGGAGTCCTCG aCAAGGCTAAAGGCTTACAAATTAACCTGTCTGAGGCCTTGCAAG GTAAACTGGTGGCATACGATACAGATGGCGATGGTGATTTTGACGTTGAAGATGCTAAAGTTCTCCTAG GACTGAAAGAGAAAGCTGTCGTGGTCACTTCCCGATCTCAAGAAGCCGCCGCCCCCGTGGAGATTCCTGCACCTGAGCTGACACCGGAAG ACATCGCTGAGCCTGAACCAGAGCTTGTGGAAGAAGTGAttgaagctgctgcagcagatgACACTGCTTCATCTCCACCAG AGCCTGAACCTGAAGAGGTGATTCCTGaggctgaaccagaaccagaacctgagGCTGAACCAGAGCCCGAGGAGACTCCTGAG GTGATTGAGGAGGATCCAGAGGTGCTGGAGGAAGAAGCTCcagctgtggaggaggaggaggaggaggcagcaaGCGAGGAAGCCACAGAGGAG GCTGCTCCAGTTGAAGAGGAGGCAGCAGCTGAAGCTccagaagaggtggaggaggaggaggaagcagcagcagagcaggctgtggaggaggaggaggaagctgctGAGGAGGCAGTGGAGGAGATCCAGGAGGCCGTCGAGGAGGCTGTCGAGGAGGCCATCGAGGAGGTCGCCGAGGAGTTGTTTGCAGAAGAGAGCGCTCCTGTCGAAGAAGCCATCGAGGCTccagctgaggaagaggaggctgctgctgctacagaaGAAGCTGCTGAGGAAGAGGCTGCAcctgctgaggaagaggaggctgcACCTGCTGAGGAAGAGGCTGCAcctgctgaggaagaggaggctgcACAGGAAGAGGAGGCTGCTCCTGCAGAAGACGCTGTCGAGccagctgaggaagaggaggctgtTGAAGTggtagcagaagaagaagaggccgCTCCTGCagaagaggaagcagcagcagaagaagaagaggcagcaGCAGTGGAGGAAGCAGTGGAGGAAGCAGTAGAGGAAGCAGTAGAGGAAGCAGTAGAAGAGGTGGCAGCAACACTAGAGGAACCTGCAGCAGCCGAAGAAGTagtagaggaggaagaggaagcagcTACAGAGGAGCCCGCTGAGGATTCAGACGTACAGGAGGAAGCAGCGGCTGAGGAGCCCGCcgaagaggaggaagcagcagcag AAGACacacaagaggaagaggaggcagcagAAGAAG TAGCAGCAGAGTTTGCCGAGACAATGGAACAGATTCTGGATGAGCCCACAG AAACGTAG
- the asph gene encoding aspartyl/asparaginyl beta-hydroxylase isoform X3: MAAKKNAKVLKAKDGAKAQSANKNGKKSESGSGGGSFFTWFIVLALLGVWTSVAVVYFDLVDYQGVLGLKEKAVVVTSRSQEAAAPVEIPAPELTPEDIAEPEPELVEEVIEAAAADDTASSPPEPEPEEVIPEAEPEPEPEAEPEPEETPEVIEEDPEVLEEEAPAVEEEEEEAASEEATEEAAPVEEEAAAEAPEEVEEEEEAAAEQAVEEEEEAAEEAVEEIQEAVEEAVEEAIEEVAEELFAEESAPVEEAIEAPAEEEEAAAATEEAAEEEAAPAEEEEAAPAEEEAAPAEEEEAAQEEEAAPAEDAVEPAEEEEAVEVVAEEEEAAPAEEEAAAEEEEAAAVEEAVEEAVEEAVEEAVEEVAATLEEPAAAEEVVEEEEEAATEEPAEDSDVQEEAAAEEPAEEEEAAAEDTQEEEEAAEEVAAEFAETMEQILDEPTET; encoded by the exons atggTGCTAAAGCCCAATCAGCCAATAAGAATGGGAAGAAGTCCGAGTCTGGGTCCGGCGGCGGCAGCTTCTTCACCTGGTTCATCGTGCTCGCCCTGCTGGGTGTCTGGACGTCTGTAGCGGTGGTGTACTTCGATCTGGTCGACTATCAGGGAGTCCTCG GACTGAAAGAGAAAGCTGTCGTGGTCACTTCCCGATCTCAAGAAGCCGCCGCCCCCGTGGAGATTCCTGCACCTGAGCTGACACCGGAAG ACATCGCTGAGCCTGAACCAGAGCTTGTGGAAGAAGTGAttgaagctgctgcagcagatgACACTGCTTCATCTCCACCAG AGCCTGAACCTGAAGAGGTGATTCCTGaggctgaaccagaaccagaacctgagGCTGAACCAGAGCCCGAGGAGACTCCTGAG GTGATTGAGGAGGATCCAGAGGTGCTGGAGGAAGAAGCTCcagctgtggaggaggaggaggaggaggcagcaaGCGAGGAAGCCACAGAGGAG GCTGCTCCAGTTGAAGAGGAGGCAGCAGCTGAAGCTccagaagaggtggaggaggaggaggaagcagcagcagagcaggctgtggaggaggaggaggaagctgctGAGGAGGCAGTGGAGGAGATCCAGGAGGCCGTCGAGGAGGCTGTCGAGGAGGCCATCGAGGAGGTCGCCGAGGAGTTGTTTGCAGAAGAGAGCGCTCCTGTCGAAGAAGCCATCGAGGCTccagctgaggaagaggaggctgctgctgctacagaaGAAGCTGCTGAGGAAGAGGCTGCAcctgctgaggaagaggaggctgcACCTGCTGAGGAAGAGGCTGCAcctgctgaggaagaggaggctgcACAGGAAGAGGAGGCTGCTCCTGCAGAAGACGCTGTCGAGccagctgaggaagaggaggctgtTGAAGTggtagcagaagaagaagaggccgCTCCTGCagaagaggaagcagcagcagaagaagaagaggcagcaGCAGTGGAGGAAGCAGTGGAGGAAGCAGTAGAGGAAGCAGTAGAGGAAGCAGTAGAAGAGGTGGCAGCAACACTAGAGGAACCTGCAGCAGCCGAAGAAGTagtagaggaggaagaggaagcagcTACAGAGGAGCCCGCTGAGGATTCAGACGTACAGGAGGAAGCAGCGGCTGAGGAGCCCGCcgaagaggaggaagcagcagcag AAGACacacaagaggaagaggaggcagcagAAGAAG TAGCAGCAGAGTTTGCCGAGACAATGGAACAGATTCTGGATGAGCCCACAG AAACGTAG
- the asph gene encoding aspartyl/asparaginyl beta-hydroxylase isoform X2 encodes MAAKKNAKVLKAKDGAKAQSANKNGKKSESGSGGGSFFTWFIVLALLGVWTSVAVVYFDLVDYQGVLGKLVAYDTDGDGDFDVEDAKVLLGLKEKAVVVTSRSQEAAAPVEIPAPELTPEDIAEPEPELVEEVIEAAAADDTASSPPEPEPEEVIPEAEPEPEPEAEPEPEETPEVIEEDPEVLEEEAPAVEEEEEEAASEEATEEAAPVEEEAAAEAPEEVEEEEEAAAEQAVEEEEEAAEEAVEEIQEAVEEAVEEAIEEVAEELFAEESAPVEEAIEAPAEEEEAAAATEEAAEEEAAPAEEEEAAPAEEEAAPAEEEEAAQEEEAAPAEDAVEPAEEEEAVEVVAEEEEAAPAEEEAAAEEEEAAAVEEAVEEAVEEAVEEAVEEVAATLEEPAAAEEVVEEEEEAATEEPAEDSDVQEEAAAEEPAEEEEAAAEDTQEEEEAAEEVAAEFAETMEQILDEPTET; translated from the exons atggTGCTAAAGCCCAATCAGCCAATAAGAATGGGAAGAAGTCCGAGTCTGGGTCCGGCGGCGGCAGCTTCTTCACCTGGTTCATCGTGCTCGCCCTGCTGGGTGTCTGGACGTCTGTAGCGGTGGTGTACTTCGATCTGGTCGACTATCAGGGAGTCCTCG GTAAACTGGTGGCATACGATACAGATGGCGATGGTGATTTTGACGTTGAAGATGCTAAAGTTCTCCTAG GACTGAAAGAGAAAGCTGTCGTGGTCACTTCCCGATCTCAAGAAGCCGCCGCCCCCGTGGAGATTCCTGCACCTGAGCTGACACCGGAAG ACATCGCTGAGCCTGAACCAGAGCTTGTGGAAGAAGTGAttgaagctgctgcagcagatgACACTGCTTCATCTCCACCAG AGCCTGAACCTGAAGAGGTGATTCCTGaggctgaaccagaaccagaacctgagGCTGAACCAGAGCCCGAGGAGACTCCTGAG GTGATTGAGGAGGATCCAGAGGTGCTGGAGGAAGAAGCTCcagctgtggaggaggaggaggaggaggcagcaaGCGAGGAAGCCACAGAGGAG GCTGCTCCAGTTGAAGAGGAGGCAGCAGCTGAAGCTccagaagaggtggaggaggaggaggaagcagcagcagagcaggctgtggaggaggaggaggaagctgctGAGGAGGCAGTGGAGGAGATCCAGGAGGCCGTCGAGGAGGCTGTCGAGGAGGCCATCGAGGAGGTCGCCGAGGAGTTGTTTGCAGAAGAGAGCGCTCCTGTCGAAGAAGCCATCGAGGCTccagctgaggaagaggaggctgctgctgctacagaaGAAGCTGCTGAGGAAGAGGCTGCAcctgctgaggaagaggaggctgcACCTGCTGAGGAAGAGGCTGCAcctgctgaggaagaggaggctgcACAGGAAGAGGAGGCTGCTCCTGCAGAAGACGCTGTCGAGccagctgaggaagaggaggctgtTGAAGTggtagcagaagaagaagaggccgCTCCTGCagaagaggaagcagcagcagaagaagaagaggcagcaGCAGTGGAGGAAGCAGTGGAGGAAGCAGTAGAGGAAGCAGTAGAGGAAGCAGTAGAAGAGGTGGCAGCAACACTAGAGGAACCTGCAGCAGCCGAAGAAGTagtagaggaggaagaggaagcagcTACAGAGGAGCCCGCTGAGGATTCAGACGTACAGGAGGAAGCAGCGGCTGAGGAGCCCGCcgaagaggaggaagcagcagcag AAGACacacaagaggaagaggaggcagcagAAGAAG TAGCAGCAGAGTTTGCCGAGACAATGGAACAGATTCTGGATGAGCCCACAG AAACGTAG